The window AGTCGGCCAGCAGTGTGCGGCCGTTGGCGGCGAAATACGCGGCCTGCGCCGCTTGCTCGCGCGCCACATTCAACGGCAGGTGTTCGGTGGCCCAGATCTGGCCGTGCGGGTGCGGGTTGCTGGCGCCCATCATCGCGCCGCGGTTCTCGAAGATCTGCACATAGTTGATCTGCGGCATGGCGCCTAGCTCGCTATACTGCTCGGCCCACACGGCTACCACCTGCCCGAGCGCGGCGGCGTCCATATGCGCCAGCGTCAGGTCGTGGCGCGGCGAGAAGCACACCACCCGGCAGGTGCCACGCTCGCTGACCGCGCGCAGCAGCCCGCCCCGATCAACCTCGCCGCCCGGTGTGTCGGGCAGCAGCGCGGCGTAGTCGTTGGTGAACACGAATGTGTGCTCGTAGCCAGGGTTCTGCAGGCCGCCCGCCCGCTGGTTGCCGGGGCACAGGTAGCAGGCCGGGTCGTAGGTCGGCCGCTGCTCGGGCGTTGTCTGCTCGACCTGGCCTTGCCATGGGCGCTGCGTGCGATGCGGCGAAACCAGCACCCACTCGTCGCTGAGCGGGTTGTAGCGGCGGTGCGGGTGGTTGTTCATGCTGAACATAGCGAGCCTCTTTGTGGCGGCCTTACGGCACGGCGGCGATCCGAATCGAGGTCATTCTAGCAGAAATATGCGGCCGCCCGCGGCGGCAGACAACAAAGGGCGCAGGCGCGGCATAGTGCCACAACCTGCGCCCCCTGCAGCTACACCAGTGCGCTGCGATCAGGCCTCGGTAGCCTTCTCGGCCTCGGCGCTCGTGCCGGCGCTGCTGCTCGTGCTGCTGCGATCGCCCTCGCTGACGCGGCGCAGGCTCAGGCCCATGCGCTGGCGCTGCTTGTCGAGGCTGATGATCTTGGCGGTGACCGTCTGCCCAGGCTGCAGCAGGTCGCGCGGCTGGGCCTGTGGGTCGACATCCAGCTCGCTGGCGTGGATCAGGCCCTCGACCGCCTCTTCGATCTGGACGAACGCGCCAAACGGCGCGACGTTCGTCACCGGCCCGCTGAC of the Candidatus Kouleothrix ribensis genome contains:
- a CDS encoding UDP-glucose--hexose-1-phosphate uridylyltransferase, translating into MFSMNNHPHRRYNPLSDEWVLVSPHRTQRPWQGQVEQTTPEQRPTYDPACYLCPGNQRAGGLQNPGYEHTFVFTNDYAALLPDTPGGEVDRGGLLRAVSERGTCRVVCFSPRHDLTLAHMDAAALGQVVAVWAEQYSELGAMPQINYVQIFENRGAMMGASNPHPHGQIWATEHLPLNVAREQAAQAAYFAANGRTLLADYLAIELEDGARLVCANDHFVALVPFWAVWPFETLLISRRPAGALPDLRGDERAGLADILKRLTTRYDNLFNVSFPYSMGLHQRPTDGQAHPEWHLHAHFYPPLLRSASVRKFMVGFELLAEAQRDITAESAAARLRELPETHAASQAS